Proteins encoded within one genomic window of Acidimicrobiales bacterium:
- a CDS encoding alanine--glyoxylate aminotransferase family protein: protein MLSDRILMGPGPCNPYPEVTAALGRPMLGHLDPDFLAVLDETCERLRTVFQTANALTLPISGTGSAGMEASFVNVVKPGDVVVVGVNGLFGERMVDVATRCGAQVVRVDAEWGTPLDPQQLLDAHPNPAIIAVVHAETSTGVRNDVAPLGAAKPAGTLLLIDCVTSLGGIEVDIDGWGVDIAYSGTQKCLGVPPGLAPLTYSDAARARILERPQSWYLDLSQIASYVEGGGGARRYHHTAPISMIFGLHAGLGVVLEEGLRNAWARHEEAGRALQDGLEKRGFELVAPATNRLPELTTVWVPSGVDDAFVRRALLARYGIEIGGGVGAMAGKAWRIGCMGHTARLRNVAALLAALDEVVTW, encoded by the coding sequence GTGCTTTCCGACCGCATCCTCATGGGCCCGGGCCCGTGCAATCCGTATCCGGAAGTGACCGCAGCACTCGGGCGGCCGATGCTCGGGCACCTCGATCCCGACTTCCTCGCCGTGCTCGACGAGACGTGCGAACGCCTGCGCACCGTGTTCCAGACGGCCAACGCCCTCACGCTGCCGATCAGCGGCACCGGGTCGGCGGGGATGGAGGCGAGCTTCGTCAACGTGGTGAAGCCGGGCGACGTGGTCGTCGTCGGGGTGAACGGGTTGTTCGGCGAGCGGATGGTGGACGTGGCGACGCGTTGCGGCGCGCAGGTGGTGCGTGTCGACGCCGAGTGGGGCACGCCGCTCGACCCGCAGCAGTTGCTCGACGCCCACCCGAACCCCGCGATCATCGCCGTGGTCCACGCCGAGACGTCGACGGGGGTGCGCAACGACGTCGCCCCCCTCGGCGCCGCCAAGCCCGCTGGCACGTTGCTCCTGATCGACTGCGTCACGTCGCTCGGCGGCATCGAGGTCGACATCGACGGCTGGGGCGTCGACATCGCCTACTCGGGTACGCAGAAGTGCCTCGGTGTTCCGCCGGGTCTCGCGCCGCTCACGTACTCCGATGCGGCGCGCGCTCGCATTCTGGAGCGGCCGCAAAGCTGGTACCTCGACCTGTCCCAGATTGCGTCCTACGTCGAGGGCGGCGGCGGGGCCCGTCGCTATCACCACACGGCGCCGATCTCGATGATCTTCGGGCTGCACGCCGGCCTCGGCGTCGTGCTCGAGGAGGGACTGCGCAACGCGTGGGCCCGTCACGAAGAGGCGGGACGTGCGCTGCAAGACGGGCTCGAGAAGCGCGGTTTCGAGTTGGTCGCCCCGGCGACCAACCGCCTGCCGGAGTTGACGACGGTGTGGGTGCCGAGCGGCGTCGACGACGCCTTCGTGCGGCGCGCGCTGCTCGCGCGCTATGGGATCGAGATCGGCGGCGGCGTCGGTGCGATGGCGGGCAAGGCGTGGCGCATCGGCTGTATGGGCCACACGGCGCGATTGCGCAACGTCGCCGCGTTGCTGGCCGCGCTCGACGAGGTCGTCACCTGGTGA
- a CDS encoding HNH endonuclease signature motif containing protein: MSVSATGAGRELVADWGEINTKVVEWVLKLADFDREQLYRVDGFHSCVSWLEIMCAMRRSTAFEKVRVAHELERRPVVRAAFAAGELPYAKARIITRLEGLNEERDTKFVADAPDSSTRALETRVRYWNFVNGSTKPDLDDHYGMRLEAGFMDGLGRLVLEGTNDMLARVLAITDAYGDYLLHNRSNELRLRPVDESPRETRPQADNESEPKRPLAAKRLDLLLDLLEEVVLVNEDKIDPERASIGVTIQYEDLIENRRTLVPTDQEVLITGEAVRRLACDAGIHRMVIRGVSEFLDIGRKTRVFTTAQRRAIRARHNFRCCAAGCGRRITQIHHVHWWEEGGVTSIDNGVPLCSYHHHLVHEGGWTISYNPNTGVTRLEGPHGQALETQVDVGRRAA, translated from the coding sequence ATGTCCGTATCCGCAACCGGAGCCGGCCGCGAGTTGGTCGCCGACTGGGGCGAGATCAACACGAAGGTGGTCGAGTGGGTGTTGAAGCTCGCCGACTTCGATCGCGAGCAGCTGTACCGGGTCGACGGGTTCCACTCGTGTGTTTCGTGGCTCGAAATCATGTGCGCGATGCGTCGCTCGACCGCGTTCGAGAAGGTAAGGGTGGCGCACGAACTCGAACGCCGCCCTGTGGTGCGCGCCGCGTTCGCCGCCGGCGAGTTGCCGTACGCCAAAGCGCGCATCATCACGCGCCTCGAAGGACTCAATGAAGAACGCGACACCAAGTTCGTCGCCGACGCGCCTGACAGCTCGACGCGTGCCCTCGAGACGCGTGTCCGCTACTGGAACTTCGTCAACGGAAGCACCAAGCCCGACCTTGACGACCACTACGGCATGCGCCTCGAAGCAGGGTTCATGGACGGACTCGGCCGCTTGGTGCTCGAAGGAACGAACGACATGCTGGCGCGGGTTCTTGCGATCACGGACGCGTACGGCGACTACCTGCTCCACAACCGCTCGAACGAGCTACGGCTCAGGCCTGTGGACGAGTCTCCGCGGGAGACTCGTCCACAGGCAGACAACGAGTCCGAACCCAAACGCCCGCTGGCGGCGAAGCGACTCGACCTACTCCTCGACCTGCTGGAAGAAGTCGTGCTCGTAAACGAAGACAAGATCGACCCGGAACGGGCGTCGATAGGCGTCACGATTCAGTACGAGGACCTAATCGAGAACCGCCGCACGCTCGTGCCGACGGACCAAGAAGTGCTCATCACCGGCGAAGCCGTTCGCCGCTTGGCCTGCGACGCCGGCATCCACCGCATGGTCATCCGTGGGGTCTCCGAATTCCTCGACATCGGCCGCAAAACCCGGGTCTTCACGACCGCCCAACGCCGCGCGATCCGCGCCCGTCACAACTTCCGCTGCTGCGCCGCCGGATGCGGACGGCGCATCACCCAGATCCACCACGTGCATTGGTGGGAAGAGGGCGGTGTCACGTCAATCGATAACGGCGTGCCGCTCTGCTCCTACCACCACCACCTCGTCCACGAAGGCGGGTGGACGATCTCCTACAACCCGAACACCGGCGTGACGCGTCTCGAAGGCCCGCACGGCCAAGCCCTCGAAACGCAGGTCGACGTCGGGCGGCGCGCGGCATGA
- a CDS encoding class I SAM-dependent methyltransferase has product MRVPNDPMYLREVQYKDDSNLASRANLHAKYGTATIGWFEWLVEQVDWPADALVLEVGCGPGWLWEVLHSLIRLVLSDLSVGMATAASARAGAPATVADVQRLPFADETFDVVVANHMLYHVPDIPAAVGELRRVLRPGGALLAATNGVESMREIAELRGAGSEFPKRFGRENGAAVLGEAFTDVTWHHYDDELRCTDADDVVAYIASMEPGELTAGERAELRHRIEQRMVDGVFRVTKDTGAFVARNNAQP; this is encoded by the coding sequence ATGCGCGTTCCGAACGATCCGATGTACTTGCGCGAGGTGCAATACAAGGACGACTCGAATCTGGCTAGCCGCGCGAACCTGCACGCCAAGTACGGCACGGCGACGATCGGGTGGTTCGAGTGGCTCGTCGAGCAAGTGGACTGGCCTGCGGATGCGCTCGTGCTCGAGGTCGGTTGCGGCCCCGGATGGCTCTGGGAAGTGCTCCACTCGCTTATCCGACTCGTCCTCAGCGATCTCTCGGTCGGGATGGCGACGGCGGCATCGGCCCGGGCGGGGGCACCGGCGACCGTGGCCGACGTGCAGCGACTCCCCTTCGCTGACGAGACATTCGACGTCGTGGTCGCCAATCACATGCTGTACCACGTGCCCGACATCCCGGCCGCGGTCGGCGAGCTGCGCCGCGTGCTGCGCCCCGGCGGTGCGCTCCTGGCCGCCACGAACGGCGTGGAATCGATGCGCGAGATAGCGGAACTGCGCGGCGCAGGCTCCGAGTTCCCGAAGCGCTTCGGCCGCGAGAACGGCGCCGCGGTCTTGGGCGAGGCCTTCACCGACGTCACGTGGCACCACTACGACGACGAACTCCGCTGCACCGACGCCGACGACGTCGTCGCCTACATCGCCTCGATGGAGCCCGGTGAACTCACGGCCGGCGAGCGGGCGGAGCTGCGCCACCGCATCGAGCAGCGCATGGTCGACGGTGTGTTCCGGGTGACGAAAGACACCGGTGCGTTCGTCGCTCGCAATAATGCGCAACCGTGA
- a CDS encoding class I adenylate-forming enzyme family protein — protein sequence MSYDEAVAAITGPGQVFELEEVDVLGVPTKVFKNAPPTLRDFIASARTRGDRDFLVYEDERWSFDLVMQHVDALGAALVNHFGVQKGDRVAIGMRNYPEWVISWAAIVSIGAISVSLNAWWTEEEMAYALEDSGTKVLIADPERAKVAHDSAQRLGIRTLVVRGDAPDAARYDAVVHLGDVPPPIDIAPDDDATILYTSGTTGHPKGAVSTHRAITNSITGFASRTALERVRNPDTTRAATSDPLSFILIVPLFHVTGGVPVMLSCFGSGLKLVMMYKWDPSRALELIERERVTNFVGVPTQSWDLLECPDFDKFDTSSLLSVGGGGAPAPPKLVGRVASSFKKAAPNIGYGMTETNAYGPGNSGKDYVEHPTSTGRAAPGQLIAIRDEDGNDLPVGERGEVWFKGPSLIRGYWNKPEATAETIVNGWLRSGDLGRLDEEGFLYIEDRAKDMVLRGGENVYCAEVEAAIYEHPAVYEAAVFGIPHERLGEEVAAVIVVRDGESLDADGLQTYLREHLAPFKIPSHIEFRAQQLPRNASGKILKRQLRDEMSA from the coding sequence ATGAGTTATGACGAGGCCGTGGCGGCCATCACCGGCCCGGGGCAGGTATTCGAACTCGAAGAAGTCGACGTGCTGGGCGTGCCGACCAAGGTGTTCAAGAACGCGCCGCCGACCTTGCGCGACTTCATCGCGTCGGCGCGTACGCGCGGAGACCGCGACTTCCTGGTCTACGAAGACGAGCGGTGGTCCTTCGACCTCGTGATGCAGCACGTCGACGCGCTCGGCGCGGCGCTGGTCAACCACTTCGGGGTGCAGAAGGGCGACCGCGTCGCCATCGGCATGCGCAACTACCCCGAGTGGGTGATCTCGTGGGCGGCGATCGTGTCAATCGGTGCGATCTCGGTGTCGCTGAACGCGTGGTGGACCGAGGAGGAGATGGCCTACGCCCTCGAGGACTCCGGCACAAAGGTTCTGATCGCCGATCCCGAGCGGGCGAAGGTGGCCCACGACAGCGCGCAACGTCTCGGGATACGCACGCTCGTCGTGCGCGGCGACGCGCCCGACGCCGCGCGTTACGACGCCGTCGTGCACCTCGGCGACGTGCCCCCGCCGATCGACATCGCACCCGACGACGACGCCACGATCCTGTACACGTCGGGCACGACGGGTCATCCCAAGGGTGCGGTGTCGACGCATCGCGCCATCACCAACTCGATCACCGGCTTCGCGTCGCGCACCGCACTCGAACGCGTGCGCAATCCCGACACCACCCGCGCCGCCACGAGCGACCCGCTCAGCTTCATCCTGATCGTGCCGCTCTTCCACGTCACCGGTGGCGTGCCCGTCATGCTCAGCTGCTTCGGCAGCGGCCTCAAACTCGTGATGATGTACAAGTGGGATCCGTCCCGCGCGCTGGAACTCATCGAGCGCGAGCGCGTCACCAACTTCGTCGGCGTGCCGACGCAGAGCTGGGACCTGCTCGAGTGCCCCGACTTCGACAAGTTCGACACGTCGTCGCTGCTGTCGGTCGGCGGCGGTGGCGCGCCGGCGCCGCCCAAGCTCGTCGGCCGCGTCGCCTCGTCGTTCAAGAAGGCGGCCCCGAACATCGGCTACGGCATGACGGAGACCAACGCCTACGGCCCCGGCAACTCGGGCAAGGACTACGTCGAGCACCCGACGTCGACGGGACGCGCCGCCCCCGGTCAGCTCATCGCCATCCGCGACGAGGACGGCAACGACCTCCCCGTCGGCGAACGCGGTGAGGTGTGGTTCAAGGGCCCATCGCTGATCCGCGGCTACTGGAACAAGCCCGAGGCGACGGCCGAGACGATCGTCAACGGCTGGCTGCGCTCGGGCGACCTCGGCCGCCTCGACGAGGAGGGCTTCCTCTACATCGAGGACCGCGCCAAGGACATGGTGCTGCGCGGCGGCGAGAACGTGTACTGCGCCGAGGTCGAAGCGGCCATCTACGAGCATCCGGCGGTGTACGAAGCCGCAGTGTTCGGCATCCCGCACGAGCGGCTCGGCGAAGAAGTCGCCGCGGTGATCGTCGTACGCGACGGCGAGTCTCTCGACGCCGACGGCTTGCAGACCTACCTGCGCGAGCACCTGGCGCCGTTCAAGATCCCGTCGCACATCGAATTTCGCGCGCAGCAGCTGCCGCGCAACGCGTCCGGCAAGATCCTCAAGCGGCAGCTGCGGGACGAGATGTCTGCTTGA
- a CDS encoding cytochrome P450, with protein METTPDINLLDREFWRTRQHEAWTWCRANDPVYFDEHSGIWAITKHADIIHVERHDEIFSSEGSYRLNPSPGEANMIAADDPQHLKQRRLVNRGFTPSAVDTWNPHFDKLLDSMIEPLTPNGSCEVVDALAGQLPARFTCALLGLPDEQWPVVKVWSEKLMRIDAMTMDNDAITGMMEANQELYMMLMEKVPELKACPVGDGLLSKWSHSTIDGEPMTQEQIHHETGLFVAGGAETTRTAIAHGLRTFCDYNDQWEALYNDPSLMVSAVDEVIRWVTPLNNMFRRVKTDTVVGGKQLHAGDRVALVYPSGNRDEEVFDDPFTFDITRNPNPHVAFGHGTHFCIGRNFARRELEMLFGKLNEAWTDLRVVEEIDVEPNIFAPAVRSFVMGFTAR; from the coding sequence ATGGAAACGACGCCGGACATCAACCTGCTCGATCGCGAGTTCTGGAGGACGCGGCAGCACGAAGCGTGGACGTGGTGCCGCGCCAACGATCCGGTGTACTTCGACGAGCACAGCGGCATCTGGGCCATCACCAAGCACGCCGACATCATCCACGTCGAGCGTCACGACGAGATCTTCTCGTCGGAGGGCAGCTACCGCCTCAACCCGTCGCCCGGCGAAGCCAACATGATCGCGGCCGACGACCCGCAGCACCTCAAGCAGCGGCGCCTCGTCAACCGCGGCTTCACCCCGAGCGCCGTCGACACGTGGAATCCGCACTTCGACAAGTTGCTCGACTCGATGATCGAACCGCTGACGCCGAACGGTTCGTGCGAGGTCGTCGACGCGCTGGCCGGCCAGTTGCCGGCGCGCTTCACCTGCGCCTTGCTCGGCCTGCCCGACGAGCAGTGGCCCGTCGTCAAGGTGTGGTCCGAGAAGCTCATGCGCATCGACGCCATGACCATGGACAACGACGCCATCACCGGGATGATGGAGGCGAACCAGGAGCTCTACATGATGCTCATGGAGAAGGTGCCGGAACTGAAGGCGTGCCCGGTGGGCGACGGGCTGCTGTCGAAGTGGTCGCACTCGACGATCGACGGCGAGCCGATGACCCAGGAACAGATCCACCACGAGACGGGCCTGTTCGTCGCCGGCGGCGCCGAGACGACGCGCACCGCCATCGCGCACGGACTGCGCACGTTTTGCGATTACAACGACCAGTGGGAAGCCCTGTACAACGATCCGTCGTTGATGGTGAGCGCGGTCGACGAAGTGATCCGCTGGGTGACGCCGCTCAACAACATGTTCCGCCGCGTGAAGACCGACACCGTCGTCGGTGGCAAACAACTGCACGCCGGCGACCGGGTGGCGCTCGTGTATCCGTCCGGCAACCGCGACGAGGAGGTGTTCGACGATCCGTTCACCTTCGACATCACCCGCAACCCGAACCCGCACGTCGCCTTCGGTCACGGCACCCACTTCTGCATCGGGCGCAACTTCGCCCGCCGCGAGCTCGAAATGCTCTTCGGCAAGCTCAATGAGGCATGGACCGACCTGCGCGTCGTCGAAGAAATCGACGTCGAACCCAACATTTTTGCGCCAGCCGTCCGATCGTTCGTGATGGGATTTACCGCCCGCTAG